From Xanthomonas citri pv. mangiferaeindicae:
GGTCGGCGTGGCGCGCGAACACGGCCGGGTCCGGATCGACCGGCACGCCGGCGGCCCGCGCGCGGGCGTGGTAGCGCGCCAGCCAGGCATCGACGCGCGCCGGCGGCCAGCTGCGGAAGGCATCGCGGAACAGACTGACCGGGTCGTAGGCCAGCGGCCCGCGCACCGCGCCCTGGAAATCGATCACCGCGACGCCGGCGCCGTCGGGCATCAGGTTGCGCAGCATGTAGTCGCGGTGCACGAAGCCCTGCGGCTGCGCCAGCACCGCCTCGATCAGCGTGCGCTGCACGGCCTGCAAGCCGGCGCGCGCCTCGGCGTCGAGCGTCACGCCGAGGTGGCGGCCGAGGAACCAGTCTTCGAACAGGTCGAGCTCGCGCTGCAGCATCGGCGCATCGTAGGCGGGCAGGTCCGCCGGGCAGGCGATCGCCTGCAGGCGCAGCAGTTGCTCGAACGCGGCATCGACCATCGCATCGGCACCGGCGTCGTCGACGACATCCAGGCAGGTGCGCGGCCCCAGATCCTCCAGCAGCAGGAACCCGGCGTCGGTGTCCTCGGCCAGCACCTCGGGCACGCGCACACCGGCCGCGCGCAGCAGCGTGCGGATGCGCAGCCACGGCCGCACATCCTCGAGTTCGGGCGGCGAATCCATGACGATGCGCGCCGGCCCTGCGCCCTGCGTGCGCCAATAGCTGCGGAAACCGGCATCGGTCGACGCACGGACGAGCGTCAGCGTTGCATCGTCGGCCGCATCGCGCGCCCAGGCCAGGCGGGCGGCGCTGCGGTCGGGATCGGCGTCCGGGGAAGCGGGAAACGTCGCGGTCATCGGGCGGATGTGGGGGGCGGGATGCGCAGGGTACAAGCTCGGCACGGCCGCGGCATCGCGGCTCAGACCTTCAGGTACCACCGACGCCGGTCCATCCAGGCGGCGACCGCCCACCACAGCGCGACGAACGCCAGTGCGAATGCCAGCGACGCAGCCTGCTCGCCGAGCAGCGGGGCCAGCGGCGCGGCGAACAGCACGCGATAGAGCGGTGCCCACAGGCCGGCGCCGATGGCGAGCAGCACCATTGCGCTCGAACCGGCATAGACGGCGATCGCGTTGACGCCAAAGCGGCGGCCCCAGGCCGGCCAGCCGCGCCGGTCGATCAGCAGGTGCAGGCCGACGAGCGCGAGCGCGGCCAGCCCACCGGTCCACAGCACATAGGACGCACTCCACAGCGGCTTGTTGAGGGGCAACACCAGCGACGACGCCGCGCCCAGCATGCATGCGGCCACGCCCAGCGCGAGCAGTGCGCGCACCCGCCCTGCGCGCAGCCAGTCCCCAGCGCGCACGCCCAGCAGCGTCGTCGCCAGCGCACCCGCCGTGCTCGCCAGGCCCTCCGGGTCGTGGCCGAGGCCGGTGAGCGGGTCGTAGCGATACAGCCAGGGCGCGAACAGCGCGGTGTCGAGCCGGTCGAACGGGTTGCTCCCCGGCGCGGTGCCGCCCAGGCCCAGGGCCACCGCACCGGCCACGAGGAGCCCGGCCAACAGCGTCCATTGCGCACGCGGCGACAGCGACAGCGCCGCGAGCCCGGCGAGCGCGAAGCACAGGCCGATGCGCTGCAGCACGCCCCACGGGCGAAAATGCGCCAGGTCGAGCACCCACCACGCCAGCAGATGCAGCGCCAGGCCGATCAGCACCAACCGCGCCGCGCGCACGAGCACGCTGCGACGCAGCCGGGCAAGGTCGGCGCCGGCCTCCCGCCGGGGCGACAACGCCAGTGCGATCGACACGCCGACCACGAACAGGAACGTCGGAAACACCAAGTCGGCCAGCGTGCAGCCGTGCCAGGCCGCGTGCAGCAGCGGCGCATAGACGTGGTCCCAGTCGCCGGGCGTGTTGACCAGCAGCATCGCCGCGACCGCGATGCCGCGCAGTGCATCGACGCTGGCCAGCCGCGCGGACGGCGCGGCCCTGTCAGCCGGCCGCGCCACCGATCCAGGTGCCGCGCAGCGACAGCGTGTCGTCGACCAGCGCGAAATCCGCGCGCAGACCGGGCGCGATGCGGCCGAGCCGGTCGTCGAGGCCGAGGAACTGCGCCGGATACGTCGCCGCCATCCGCGCCGCTTCGTCCAGCGGCACGTCGAGTGTGCGCACGGTGTTGCGCACCGCCGCCATCATGTCGAGCGCCGAGCCGGCGAGCGCACCGGCAGCGTTACGCACCACGCCATCGACGGCGGTGATCGTCTCGCCGTAGAGCATGTAGTCGGGACGGTCGGCGCCGACCGGCGGCATCGCGTCGGTGACCAGAAACACCTTGCCGCGCGGCTTGGCGGCCAGCGCGACGCGCAGGCTGGCCGGATGCACGTGCGCGCCGTCGACGATGATCCCGCACCAGGCCGCGCGGTCTTCGAGCGCGGCGCCGACCGCACCCGGCTCGCGTCCCTGCAACGGCGACATCGCGTTGTAGAGATGGGTGAAGCCGCGGATGCCTGCGTCCAGCCCCGCGCGCGCCTGCGCCCAGGTCGCCGCGGTGTGCCCAGCGGAGACGATCGCGCCGGCGGCGACCAGCGCGCGTACGGTGTCGGCCGGCACGCGTTCGGGCGCCAGCGTCACCAGCGTGACGCCGCCACGCAGCGAGGTCGCCAGCGCGATCTCGTCGGCGCCGGGCACGCGGAACTTGCCGGCGTCGTGGGTGCCGCGGCGCTCGGGCGCGATGTAAGGGCCTTCGAGATGGATGCCGACCACGCCGGGCACGCCGTCCGCGATCGCCGCATCCACTGCCGCGATCGCGGCGCGCATCACTTCGACATCGTCGCTGATCAGCGTCGGCAGCAGCGCGGTCGTGCCGAAGCGCCGATGCGCGGCGGCGATCAAAGCGATCGCCTCGACGGTCGGCGCGTTGTTGAACAGCACGCCGCCGCCGCCGTTGACCTGCGCGTCGACGAAGCCCGGCAACAGATGCAGGCCGTCGAGGTCGTGGCGCGCGACCTCGCGCAGCTTGGGGTCGTCGTGCGCGAGCAGTGCGGCGATGCGCGCGCCCTCGACCAGCACCGCGATGTCGTCGCGGAAGCCGGTATCGGTCAGCACGCGGCCATTGACCAGGGCGAGGGCCATCAGACGGTCTCCGTGACCTTGTTGAGATGCGGCGGCACATCGGGATCGAAGCCACGCCGCAGCGACAGCGCGTTGGCCGCGCGATAGAAGCTCTGCACCGCCAGCAGCGGCGCGCAGGCCGGTTCGGGCGCTTCGGCGACCGGCAGCTCGCCGCCGGGTGCAGCCAGCCACACCTCGGCGCCACGGCCACGGAACTCGTCGGCGACCGCGCGCGTGCCGGCGTCGGTGCCGTCGGGCTGGGCCAGCAGCAGCACCGGGAACCGGGGGCCGACCAGCGCCATCGGTCCATGTCGGACCTCGGCGGCGCTGTAGGCCTCGGCGTGCAGGCCGCAGGTCTCCTTGAACTTCAGCGCCGCCTCCTGCGCTGCGGCCAGGCCCGTGCCGCGGCCGAGCACGAACAGATTGCGCGCTTCGGCCAGGCCCTCGACCAACGACGACCAGTCGCAGGCCCAGGCCGCGCGCATCGCCTCGGGCAGCGCCGGCAGCGCTGCGGCCAGCGCGGTGTCGCCACCACTGGCCCGCTGCCAGTGCGCGGTCAGCTGCAGCAGCGCCGACAGCGAGGCCAGATAGCTCTTGGTCGCCGCGACGCTGCGCTCGGGGCCGGCATGCAGCGGCAGCACCGTGTCGGCAAGCTGCGCCAGCGGCGCATCCTCGACATTGACCAGCGCGACCACATGCGCGCCGGCCGCGCGCGCGGCTTCGGCGTTGCGCAGCAGGTCGGGGCTGCGGCCCGATTGCGAGATCGCGATGAACAACGCGCCGTGCATGCGCTGCGGCGCGGCGTACACCGAGCCGACCGACGGCGAGGCCGATGCGGTGACGATGCCCAGCCGGGTCTCGAACAGGTACTTGGCGTAGGTCGCGGCGTGGTCGGAACTGCCGCGCGCGCAGGTCACCACGAACGGCGGCGGCCGCGCGATGAGGGTGGCGACCAGCGCATCGACTGCGTCGGCGTTGCGCGCGAACTGCGCAGCGACGACGTCCGGCGCCTGCGCGGCCTCGCGGAACATCCAGGTGGTGGCCGCGTCGCGCGGCGCCTCATCAGTCGCGTGGGGCATCCTCGGGTCCCGGTGATGGCGTCGGCCGCGGGCGCATCGGCGCGGTCGACCCGCGCACGACCAGCTGCGGCACGAAGCCCTGGTTGTGGGTGGCCTGCGCGGCGACGGCATCGGCGTCCTCGCGCAGGCTGGCGATCAGCATCCGCGCGGCCTGCCGCGCGATGTCTTCGGTGGCCTGCTTGGCCGTGGTCAGCGGCGGCCACGACTGGCGCGAGAACGGGCTGTCCTCGAAGCCGGCAATCGACAGATCAAACGGCACATGCATGCCCGCCGACTTGGCCGCGGCCAGCACGCCGGCGGCGATCTCGTCGTTGGAGCCGAAGATCGCTGTCGGCGGATCGCGCAGCGCCAGCAGCCGGCGCGCGCCGCGGAATCCGTCGTCGAAGGTGTAGTCGCCGGGAATCACCAGGTGCTTGTCGTGCGGAATGCCGTAGTCCTTGAGCGCGGCCTCGTAGCCGGCGTGGCGTTCGCCGCTGGAATGGTGCTGCGGCCCGCCCCACAGAAAGCCGATGCGTTGGTGGCCGAGCTGGATCAGGTGCTCGGTGATCTCGTAGGCGGCGTCACGGTCGTCGACGAACACGCAGGGATGCCCGTCGCGCGGGTCCTCGGTCGCGGCGATGATGCGCACCAGGCGGATGCCGCGCGCGGACAGCGCGTCGATCAGCTCCCGGCGCTCGGACATCGGCGCGGTCAGCACCAGGCCGGCCAACCGCGACCGCCGCACGAACTCCACCAGTTCCTCCACCAGCAACGGCGAACTCGCATCGCAGGGATGGATCTGCAGCCCGAAGCCGGTTTCCCGGCACGCGGCGAGTACGCCGTTCTGCACGCCGATGATGTGATACGGGTTGGGGTTGTCGTAGATCAGCCCGATCACGAACGAGGTCGCGCTGCGCAGGTTGCGCGCCGAGGGGTCGGGCTCGTAGTCGAGTTCGGCGATCGCGTGCAGCACCCGCGCGCGGGTGGCCTGCAGCACCGACGGCTCGTTGTTGATCACCCGCGAGACGGTCTTGAGCGAGACCTTGGCCCGCTCGGCGACATCCTTGATGGTGGGTTTGCGCACGTCCGGCTCCGGCATTCTCTCAGGCCGCCATCATCGCGCAGCCCGACGCGCCGCGTGACCGGCACGGTGCCCACGCAGGCCGTAGTACAGGATGTACAGGTAGCACGGCAGGGTCAGGGCCAGAAACACCAGTTGGAAGTCGTAGTGCTGTTTGAGCACCGCGAACAGCTGCGGCACGATCGCGCCACCGGCAATGCCCATGATCAGCAGCGCCGAGCCGGTCTCCGTCAGCCGGCCCAGGCCCTTGATCGCCAGCGGGAAGATCGCCGGCCACATCATCGCGTTGGCGAAGCCCAGTGCGGCGACGAAGCCGACCGCAACGTAGCCGTGGCTCAGAAACGCACCGGCCGAGAACACGATGCCCAGCACGGCCGAGATGCCCAGGTAGCGTTCCTGGCTGACGAACCGCGGGATCGCGACCAGACCGGCGACATAGCCGAGCAGCATCGCGCCAAGCGTGAACGAGGTGAAGAACTTGGTCCGGTCCAGTGGCAGGTCGAAGCCGTTGCCGTAGGTGCCGATCGCATCTCCGGCCAGCACCTCCACGCCGACGTACAGGAACAGGCACAGCACACCCAGCCACAGATGCGGCAACTGGAACAGCCCGCGCACGCGCGCGCCCTCGCCCGGCTCGGCCGCGGCGTTGGCCTCGGCCGGCCGCAGTTCGGGCAGCGGCGAGAACAGCACGCCCAGCGCGACCAGCATCAGCACGCCGGCCATGACCAGATACGGCAGATGGATCTTGGCGGCGAACTCGCCCAGCAACTGTGCGCGTCCGGCGGCATCGGCCGCGGCGGCCTGCGCGCTGAGATCGCCCATGCCGTGCAGCACCACCGTGCCCAGCACCACCGGCGCCAGGATGCCGGCGACCTTGTTGCAGATGCCCATCAGCGCGATGCGCCGCGCCGCGCTCTCGATCGGCCCCAGGATGCTCACGTACGGGTTGACCGCGGTCTGCAGCAGCGCCAGTCCGCTGCCCATCACGAACAGCCCCGACAGCGCACCGGCGTACCAGCGCTGGGTCGAGAACTCGCCAAACAGCATCGCACCAGCGGCCATCACGAACAGGCTCAGGGCCAGTCCCTTCTTCATGCCGGTCCGGCGCAGCACCCAGGCCGCGGGCAGCGCGAGGAAGAAGTACGACAGGTAGAACACCATCAGCACCAGGAAGGCGTTCACCTCGTCGAGTTCGAAGGCCAGTTGCACGAACGCGATCAGCGGGCCGTTGACCCAAGTGAAGAAGCCGATGATGAAGAACAACAGGCCCATGATCGCGATCGAGGTCGCGTGACTCGGGCGGGCATACGGTGTCGCGATCGCAGACATCAGGAGCGCTCCGGCGGACGGGGACTGCAGGACCGGTGCGGCGCAACCGCGGACCGGACATCGAGTACCAACGTTGTCATCAACACGCGCCAGGCAGGCCCCGGCGACCGCATCATGCCTGAACTTCCGCGCGAAACGCGTGCTGCATTGCGGCATTGATCGGCGGACCCTGTCGCGCACCGAGGGTCGGAACCTGCTGATTCGACGCGCCTCTCGCGTTCATTTCCGCGTGTCGCGCCGATTGTTGCAACTGTGTGAAGGATCCCGTGGTGGGACGCGCCCGAAGCATCCGGGGCGTTGACATCGTTGTCATGACATGCCGACACTCCGCCGCATCTGGCAGCGGCTGTCATCGTATGGCGCCCTTCCCACCCGGAGCTTCCGTGGCTGCATCCCCTTCCCTGCCGTCGACCGCACCGCGCCACGCCATGCGCGATGCCTTCATCGCCGCCGACGTCGGCGGCACCCATGTGCGTATCGGCCTGGTCGAGGCCACCGGCGATGCCGCGCACCCGGTGCGCGTGCTCGAGTACCGCAAGTACGCCTGCGCCGCGTACCCGGGGCTGGCAGAGATCGTCGAGGAGTTCCTGGCGGCGCTGCCCGGGCGCCGGGTCGATGCCGGCGCGATCGCCAGCGCCGGCTACGCCCTGGGCGATGGCACCGTGATCACCGCCAACCTGCCCTGGCCGATCTCGCTCGAGCGCATCCGCACCCGGTTGGGTTTTCGCGAGTTTCGCCTGGTCAACGATTTCGAGGCTGTCGCCCATGCCGCCGCCCAGGTCGACCCCCAAGATGTGGTGCGGCTGACCGGTCCCGACGCCGCGGCGCCGGGGCCGATGCTGATCGTCGGACCGGGCACGGGCCTGGGTGCGGCGGTGCGCATCCCGACCGCGCATGGCCCGGTCGTGCTGGCCACCGAGGCCGGACAGGCCGCGCTGACCACCGGCCACCCTGCCGAGCAGGCGCTGCTGCGCGAACTGCAGCGCGGCCGTAGCCACGTGCCGATCGAGCACGCGCTCTCGGGCCCGGGCCTGCTCAACCTCTACCGTGCGGTGTGCGCGCTGCAGGGCGTCACGCCGATCCACACGACCCCGGACGCGATCACCGCGAAGGCGATCGCAGGCGACGACGCGCAGGCGCGCGCGGCGCTGAATGCCTTCTGCGGCCTGCTCGGCAGCACGATCGGCGACATGGCGCTGCTCTACGGCGCGCACGGCGGCATCTATCTGGCGGGCGGGATCCTGCCGCAGATCCGCGACTACCTGATGGGCAGCGACTTCGTCGCCCGGTTCCTCGACAAGGCGCCGATGCGCGAGGCGCTCGAACGCATTCCCGTGAATCTGGTCGAGCACGGGCAGCTGGGCGTCATCGGCGCCGCCAGCTGGTACCTCGATCGGCTCGACTGACGCGTCGCCGGCGGCGCGCGGGTCGGGAAAACGTCGTGTCGCGACGCGCCCTTGGGGCGCGCGCGCTGCGGCCAGGCAGTGGGGTACGCCGGTACAGGTACGCACGCGACGGCACGACGGCCGCCGCGGCGCCACTCACATCAGCGATGGGGACCACCATGAACACCCGTAAATCAGTGCTTTCGGCCGCGATCACGCTGGGGCTGTGCGTCGCCGCGCAGGCCCAGGCACAACAGACGGCCCCCACGTCGGACGCGGCCACCGATCTGGACCGGGTCGTGGTGACCGGCATCCGCGGCAGCCTGGAGAAGTCGCTCGACACCAAGCGCAACAACGACACGATCTCGGAGGCGATCACCGCCGAGGACATCGGTAAGTTCCCCAACACCAACGTCGCCGAAGCGATGTCGCAGATCCCAGGCGTATCCCTTGACCGTCGTTTCGGACAGGGCGAGCGCGTGAGCATCGATGGCACAGATCCCAGCCTCAACCTGACGTTCCTGGACGGCCGACCTGTCGCGCAGGCCATTTGGCTGTATGGCGAGCAGCCCAACCGCGGCTTCGATTACACGCTGCTTGCACCGCAGATCCTAGGCCGACTGGAAGTCATCAAGTCATCCGAGGCGCGCCTGCCCGAAGGCAGTCTCGGCGGCACAGTGCTGATGCATTCACGGCAGCCGCTCGATCTGGATACCAACGAGATCGCCGCCTCCATCGGATATAGCTATAACGACCAAGCCAGCAGCGGCGCGCCTAACGCATCGCTGCTTTATAGCTGGAAGAACCCCGCTGAAACGCTTGGTATCGCTGTGTCGGCGCAGCACTATGAAGAGAAGGTGGACCGCCAGGGCCTTGAGGTATTCGGCTACGCGCCCGCCTCCACCTTCACCAATGCAGCGGCGGCCGGACTGGATCCGGATGCGATGGTTCCAAACTCCATCAACGCGGCCTGGTTCCAGCAAGAGCGCAAGCGCGACAGCGCGGTGCTCAACTTGCAGCTCAAACCGACCGACGCTCTCGAGTTCAAGCTTCAAGGACTTTATATCCGCGAGAACTTCGACAACTACAATCAATCGCTGTACAGCTTTCTGACCTGGAACCCAGGCACCATCGGCGCTGTCGACCGGCTCGATCAAGGACCGAAGGGTGTCGTGGTCGGTGGACACTCCGGCGCGAATGCCGATCCCGACGGCGGCACCGTCATCTACGACAACAACGTGCGCGAGTCCGAGGTCACGACCAAGGGCATCGACCTGCGCGGCGCATGGCAAGGCGACATCTGGGGTATCGCAGCCCAGGTGGGGCGCAGCAAATCGGACAACGCCAATCTCGCGCAGTACTTCATCGAGCCGGTCTACAACGGCGGCTTCAGTTGGCACATCGACGATGGCATCCGCTTCGACGATCCAGAGGCCGCACGCGATCCCGGCAACTGGGGCTCCAATGGCTGGCTGGGCAACAACGGCATTTTCTCTACCGAAAGTGAGAACCGCTACGGCCAGCTGGATTTCAACGTGCGCCTGCCGGGCGTTATCAGCATGCTGCGATTCGGTGCCCGCCAGGTGAAGCAGGAAGAGCGCTTCGCGCTCAATGTCTACGGGGGCGTCAACACCGGGTTCCTGGACGAAGTCGGCACCATCGGCCTGACCGACATCCGCGGATTCCATCCTGATCACGGTCATCATTTGCAGGTCGGTCGCGACAACGTCATCGATTGGATCCGCAACAGTCCGGTCGACTACAACAATCCTGATCCGGCGAGCTACCTCAACAACACCTGGGCATTGGAGCAGACCAACACCGCAGGCTACGTCCAGGCAGATTTCTCGACAGGCCTTTTGCGCGGCAACATCGGTCTGCGCTACGTGGAGTCGAAGATCGACGGGAGTGGATTCGTCTACAGCGGCACGCCGACACTGGACGACCTCGACAGCAAGTGGCAGACCCGGACGTCCAAGGAAGATTTCTTGCTGCCATCGGTCAACCTGGTTCTCGATCCAGGCAACGACTGGTTGTTCCGCTTCGCCGCAGCCAAGGTCATTGCCTGGGCGCCGTACAACCAGTTGGTCAACAACACTTTCCTCAATGACACCACGCTCACTGGCGCTGGCGGCAACGCAGAGCTTTCACCGTATGAATCGACGAACCTCAATCTCTCGGCCGAATGGTACTTCGCACCACAGTCGGCATTAGCTGCATCCATCTTCTACAAGGACATCGATAACTACGTCGATACCAGCGCAACGATCGAGCGCCAGTACAACTCGATCCGGGACAACGATCCGCGCGCATGGGAAGACCTGGTCGGCAGCAACGGCTGCACCGCAGATGGCTATTGCGACTACAGCATCGCAAGGCCGCGCAACGCGGGTGGCGGCAAGGTCAAGGGACTCAATCTTTCCTATCAGCAGGCATTCGGCGAGAGCGGCTTCGGTCTAACCACCAACTACACCTACGCGGATGGTGAGAACAATACCGGCAACCCGCTGCCCTATCAGTCCGAGCACAGCGTTGCGCTGAGTCCTTACTATGAGCAGGGCCCCTTGAGCGTCAGACTCAGCTACAACTGGCGCGACAGCTACCTTGCCGGTGGTTACGTTGCGGGCGCGGCACCTGCGAGTGTGGATGACTACGCCGAGCTGGGCGCTAGCATCGGCTGGCGATTCAATGACAACTGGTCGATCGCCTTCGATGCGCAGAACCTGCTCGATGAAGAGTACTTCCAGTACTTGGGCGAGAAGCACATGCCCGCCGGGCGTTACCACACCGGGCGTCGTTACATGGCGACCCTGCACATGCGGTTCTAAAGCGTGCCACCAGGCGATCTTGGACGGCGGGGCAGCGCCCCGCCGTCTTCGCCGCGCCGCTCACAGCTTTTTCGCACGCCGGCTGATGGGCGGCGACGCGATAAGAGGCATCGCGTTGTAGCGCAA
This genomic window contains:
- a CDS encoding aminoglycoside phosphotransferase yields the protein MTATFPASPDADPDRSAARLAWARDAADDATLTLVRASTDAGFRSYWRTQGAGPARIVMDSPPELEDVRPWLRIRTLLRAAGVRVPEVLAEDTDAGFLLLEDLGPRTCLDVVDDAGADAMVDAAFEQLLRLQAIACPADLPAYDAPMLQRELDLFEDWFLGRHLGVTLDAEARAGLQAVQRTLIEAVLAQPQGFVHRDYMLRNLMPDGAGVAVIDFQGAVRGPLAYDPVSLFRDAFRSWPPARVDAWLARYHARARAAGVPVDPDPAVFARHADLAGMQRHLKILGLFARLHYRDGKPRYLADAPRFVAYLDQVLAREPALAPLNAILERHVRPRLAATAPDAVR
- a CDS encoding DUF5009 domain-containing protein, translating into MLLVNTPGDWDHVYAPLLHAAWHGCTLADLVFPTFLFVVGVSIALALSPRREAGADLARLRRSVLVRAARLVLIGLALHLLAWWVLDLAHFRPWGVLQRIGLCFALAGLAALSLSPRAQWTLLAGLLVAGAVALGLGGTAPGSNPFDRLDTALFAPWLYRYDPLTGLGHDPEGLASTAGALATTLLGVRAGDWLRAGRVRALLALGVAACMLGAASSLVLPLNKPLWSASYVLWTGGLAALALVGLHLLIDRRGWPAWGRRFGVNAIAVYAGSSAMVLLAIGAGLWAPLYRVLFAAPLAPLLGEQAASLAFALAFVALWWAVAAWMDRRRWYLKV
- a CDS encoding N-acetylglucosamine-6-phosphate deacetylase, whose amino-acid sequence is MALALVNGRVLTDTGFRDDIAVLVEGARIAALLAHDDPKLREVARHDLDGLHLLPGFVDAQVNGGGGVLFNNAPTVEAIALIAAAHRRFGTTALLPTLISDDVEVMRAAIAAVDAAIADGVPGVVGIHLEGPYIAPERRGTHDAGKFRVPGADEIALATSLRGGVTLVTLAPERVPADTVRALVAAGAIVSAGHTAATWAQARAGLDAGIRGFTHLYNAMSPLQGREPGAVGAALEDRAAWCGIIVDGAHVHPASLRVALAAKPRGKVFLVTDAMPPVGADRPDYMLYGETITAVDGVVRNAAGALAGSALDMMAAVRNTVRTLDVPLDEAARMAATYPAQFLGLDDRLGRIAPGLRADFALVDDTLSLRGTWIGGAAG
- a CDS encoding iron dicitrate transport regulator FecR; translation: MPHATDEAPRDAATTWMFREAAQAPDVVAAQFARNADAVDALVATLIARPPPFVVTCARGSSDHAATYAKYLFETRLGIVTASASPSVGSVYAAPQRMHGALFIAISQSGRSPDLLRNAEAARAAGAHVVALVNVEDAPLAQLADTVLPLHAGPERSVAATKSYLASLSALLQLTAHWQRASGGDTALAAALPALPEAMRAAWACDWSSLVEGLAEARNLFVLGRGTGLAAAQEAALKFKETCGLHAEAYSAAEVRHGPMALVGPRFPVLLLAQPDGTDAGTRAVADEFRGRGAEVWLAAPGGELPVAEAPEPACAPLLAVQSFYRAANALSLRRGFDPDVPPHLNKVTETV
- a CDS encoding LacI family transcriptional regulator, with protein sequence MRKPTIKDVAERAKVSLKTVSRVINNEPSVLQATRARVLHAIAELDYEPDPSARNLRSATSFVIGLIYDNPNPYHIIGVQNGVLAACRETGFGLQIHPCDASSPLLVEELVEFVRRSRLAGLVLTAPMSERRELIDALSARGIRLVRIIAATEDPRDGHPCVFVDDRDAAYEITEHLIQLGHQRIGFLWGGPQHHSSGERHAGYEAALKDYGIPHDKHLVIPGDYTFDDGFRGARRLLALRDPPTAIFGSNDEIAAGVLAAAKSAGMHVPFDLSIAGFEDSPFSRQSWPPLTTAKQATEDIARQAARMLIASLREDADAVAAQATHNQGFVPQLVVRGSTAPMRPRPTPSPGPEDAPRD
- a CDS encoding glucose/galactose MFS transporter, whose protein sequence is MSAIATPYARPSHATSIAIMGLLFFIIGFFTWVNGPLIAFVQLAFELDEVNAFLVLMVFYLSYFFLALPAAWVLRRTGMKKGLALSLFVMAAGAMLFGEFSTQRWYAGALSGLFVMGSGLALLQTAVNPYVSILGPIESAARRIALMGICNKVAGILAPVVLGTVVLHGMGDLSAQAAAADAAGRAQLLGEFAAKIHLPYLVMAGVLMLVALGVLFSPLPELRPAEANAAAEPGEGARVRGLFQLPHLWLGVLCLFLYVGVEVLAGDAIGTYGNGFDLPLDRTKFFTSFTLGAMLLGYVAGLVAIPRFVSQERYLGISAVLGIVFSAGAFLSHGYVAVGFVAALGFANAMMWPAIFPLAIKGLGRLTETGSALLIMGIAGGAIVPQLFAVLKQHYDFQLVFLALTLPCYLYILYYGLRGHRAGHAARRAAR
- a CDS encoding glucokinase (catalyzes the conversion of ATP and D-glucose to ADP and D-glucose 6-phosphate); this translates as MRDAFIAADVGGTHVRIGLVEATGDAAHPVRVLEYRKYACAAYPGLAEIVEEFLAALPGRRVDAGAIASAGYALGDGTVITANLPWPISLERIRTRLGFREFRLVNDFEAVAHAAAQVDPQDVVRLTGPDAAAPGPMLIVGPGTGLGAAVRIPTAHGPVVLATEAGQAALTTGHPAEQALLRELQRGRSHVPIEHALSGPGLLNLYRAVCALQGVTPIHTTPDAITAKAIAGDDAQARAALNAFCGLLGSTIGDMALLYGAHGGIYLAGGILPQIRDYLMGSDFVARFLDKAPMREALERIPVNLVEHGQLGVIGAASWYLDRLD
- a CDS encoding TonB-dependent receptor — its product is MNTRKSVLSAAITLGLCVAAQAQAQQTAPTSDAATDLDRVVVTGIRGSLEKSLDTKRNNDTISEAITAEDIGKFPNTNVAEAMSQIPGVSLDRRFGQGERVSIDGTDPSLNLTFLDGRPVAQAIWLYGEQPNRGFDYTLLAPQILGRLEVIKSSEARLPEGSLGGTVLMHSRQPLDLDTNEIAASIGYSYNDQASSGAPNASLLYSWKNPAETLGIAVSAQHYEEKVDRQGLEVFGYAPASTFTNAAAAGLDPDAMVPNSINAAWFQQERKRDSAVLNLQLKPTDALEFKLQGLYIRENFDNYNQSLYSFLTWNPGTIGAVDRLDQGPKGVVVGGHSGANADPDGGTVIYDNNVRESEVTTKGIDLRGAWQGDIWGIAAQVGRSKSDNANLAQYFIEPVYNGGFSWHIDDGIRFDDPEAARDPGNWGSNGWLGNNGIFSTESENRYGQLDFNVRLPGVISMLRFGARQVKQEERFALNVYGGVNTGFLDEVGTIGLTDIRGFHPDHGHHLQVGRDNVIDWIRNSPVDYNNPDPASYLNNTWALEQTNTAGYVQADFSTGLLRGNIGLRYVESKIDGSGFVYSGTPTLDDLDSKWQTRTSKEDFLLPSVNLVLDPGNDWLFRFAAAKVIAWAPYNQLVNNTFLNDTTLTGAGGNAELSPYESTNLNLSAEWYFAPQSALAASIFYKDIDNYVDTSATIERQYNSIRDNDPRAWEDLVGSNGCTADGYCDYSIARPRNAGGGKVKGLNLSYQQAFGESGFGLTTNYTYADGENNTGNPLPYQSEHSVALSPYYEQGPLSVRLSYNWRDSYLAGGYVAGAAPASVDDYAELGASIGWRFNDNWSIAFDAQNLLDEEYFQYLGEKHMPAGRYHTGRRYMATLHMRF